The following coding sequences are from one Pelagovum sp. HNIBRBA483 window:
- a CDS encoding TetR family transcriptional regulator C-terminal domain-containing protein, which produces MTKSEKPYSRIQKQNREKILDAALVVFSQFGFRGATLDQIATAAGLSKPNIIYYFNGKEDIHRTLLEHLLDAWLAPLRALDPNGDPREEILKYVRRKLQMSREMPRESRLFANEVLQGAPRLGEILGSDLKELVDEKASVIAQWSSEGKIANIDPYHLIFSIWALTQHYADFDTQVRTILENQDPFPGATDFLEHVYTSILRA; this is translated from the coding sequence ATGACAAAATCAGAGAAACCTTACAGCCGCATTCAAAAGCAAAATCGCGAGAAAATCCTCGATGCGGCTCTCGTCGTCTTCTCACAATTCGGCTTTCGCGGCGCGACACTCGATCAAATCGCCACGGCGGCAGGCCTGTCAAAGCCCAATATTATTTACTATTTCAACGGCAAAGAAGATATCCACCGCACTCTGTTGGAACATCTACTAGACGCATGGCTCGCCCCGCTCCGCGCACTAGACCCAAACGGCGACCCCCGCGAGGAAATCCTCAAATATGTCCGGCGCAAATTGCAAATGAGCCGCGAAATGCCGCGTGAAAGTCGCCTTTTCGCCAACGAAGTCCTGCAAGGCGCGCCACGACTGGGCGAAATCCTCGGCAGCGATCTCAAGGAACTCGTTGATGAAAAGGCATCGGTGATCGCGCAGTGGTCATCCGAAGGCAAGATCGCAAACATAGATCCGTACCACCTGATATTCTCGATCTGGGCTCTCACCCAACACTATGCGGATTTCGACACCCAAGTTCGCACAATCTTGGAAAATCAGGATCCTTTTCCGGGAGCAACGGATTTCTTAGAACACGTCTACACGAGTATTCTGAGAGCCTAG